A section of the Pelagicoccus albus genome encodes:
- a CDS encoding glycoside hydrolase family 2 TIM barrel-domain containing protein: MLKKVLVLPAMLVVWLSLVIPLQGDGFYAVPEGGDIHLLNGHWNFAVIEALEAEWDGDFFEAEFDDSSWSQIKVPANWEMEGFVEPHYGKNPPDRTGYYRKTLRLPQNWKNEGRTLIRFDGVAFGFDLYVNGQKIGSSTSGAYTPHTFDISDALASRPNGEHLIAMKVETKPLAWEFDNNDDWWLSGIFREVSIFTIPETHLTDFTFVSKLWDDGSVGVSVSVEVNRAGAEISGELFTPQGDVAAVFGFGESGEEEGDEDEGVRYHRSIVVEDPMLWTAETPSLYKLRLRLRDESGAILQTFEKRVGLREVSIENKILLVNGKPVELRGANRHDLEPTTGRAVTEEGMRKDLEIMKAANMNFVRTSHYPPHPRFIELCDELGFYVMDEVAIGRGEEHQADPAYLDSMMARAEALLRRDKNHASVIIWAVGNENLVTDLLLQTGERVKEIDPTRPICFPMSPYQFDDDWEKLPEFVDIYATHYPLNSRLLEYVDLLKRPVILTEYAHALGLATGRIQYQWDVIRRTPHFAGGAIWHLMDQGILRKSDTPVDRSKPTREAWLDANHYYDNHDSFGQDGIVYTDRSPQTDFWQTRSVYAPVQILEESLELDTGKHGLELTVENRFDFRSLRGIEMIWSLMANGAAVEEGVVDLSAKARERETVAIPVEALSETENRVAYLKVRFVDDSRWQISERSLRIGKSVTGFDPKSVLPSAASIEVSETEQEIAIVHPDWKLVADRTSGAVQIYGVDGEVLVDGIYPHVGRRLTLSEHFNARETETWRETILTDSSDTEVTLKRTDSQIELSVGGRFERPGSPEQAIRGGFVLTVPDSGPMSLGYEYTFEGAKGPLSEVGLSFVAPEELDEFNWIGQGPYAGYPGKDRLNGFGIFQLNLADLWFQGNRRATELAVLANEKGEGIALVPETASDIAVEITGEQTLLKHNAMISGLGNKIGRAETLLESAEIKSFSGVFSLSLFSEAWPRALIELIGEPGRSESIYQPFYHSYDQ, encoded by the coding sequence ATGTTAAAAAAGGTGCTCGTCCTTCCCGCCATGCTTGTCGTTTGGTTATCGCTGGTTATACCGCTTCAAGGTGATGGTTTTTATGCTGTTCCCGAAGGAGGAGATATTCACCTGCTAAATGGGCATTGGAACTTTGCCGTCATCGAAGCTCTCGAGGCGGAATGGGATGGTGATTTTTTTGAGGCGGAGTTCGATGATTCGAGCTGGTCGCAAATCAAGGTGCCAGCCAACTGGGAGATGGAAGGCTTTGTGGAGCCGCACTATGGCAAAAATCCTCCCGACCGGACGGGCTATTACCGGAAAACGCTTCGACTGCCGCAGAACTGGAAAAATGAGGGCCGCACCTTGATCCGATTCGATGGAGTGGCGTTTGGCTTCGATCTTTATGTAAACGGACAGAAAATCGGCTCTTCTACTTCTGGAGCTTATACCCCGCACACTTTCGATATCTCTGACGCTCTCGCGAGCCGCCCAAATGGCGAGCATCTGATCGCGATGAAGGTGGAAACCAAGCCGTTGGCTTGGGAATTTGATAACAATGATGATTGGTGGCTTTCCGGGATTTTTCGGGAAGTATCTATTTTTACGATACCAGAAACGCACCTGACGGACTTCACCTTTGTTTCAAAGCTTTGGGATGACGGATCGGTCGGTGTCTCGGTTAGTGTTGAGGTGAACCGGGCCGGAGCGGAAATAAGCGGTGAGCTTTTTACGCCGCAGGGTGATGTGGCGGCGGTCTTTGGATTTGGGGAGAGTGGAGAAGAAGAAGGAGATGAAGATGAGGGTGTTCGGTATCATCGATCCATCGTAGTAGAGGACCCGATGCTTTGGACCGCCGAGACTCCGTCGCTTTATAAATTGAGACTGCGTTTGAGGGACGAATCGGGGGCGATTCTGCAAACCTTTGAAAAACGGGTGGGGCTGAGGGAGGTCTCGATCGAAAATAAGATTCTGCTCGTGAACGGGAAGCCGGTGGAGCTGCGAGGAGCCAACCGTCACGACCTTGAGCCGACGACTGGGCGTGCGGTAACGGAAGAGGGTATGCGTAAGGACCTCGAGATAATGAAGGCTGCCAACATGAACTTTGTCCGCACCTCCCACTATCCACCGCACCCTCGCTTTATCGAACTTTGCGATGAGCTAGGTTTTTATGTGATGGACGAGGTCGCGATTGGAAGAGGTGAGGAGCATCAAGCGGATCCGGCCTATCTCGATTCGATGATGGCAAGAGCGGAGGCGTTGCTGCGCCGCGATAAGAATCACGCATCCGTCATTATCTGGGCGGTCGGTAATGAGAATCTGGTTACCGATCTCTTGCTGCAAACAGGTGAGCGAGTAAAGGAGATAGATCCAACGCGTCCGATCTGTTTCCCTATGTCGCCTTATCAATTTGACGATGATTGGGAGAAGTTGCCGGAGTTCGTCGACATTTACGCGACCCATTATCCGCTAAACTCTCGCTTGCTGGAGTATGTGGATTTGTTGAAGCGGCCGGTCATATTGACCGAGTACGCTCACGCCCTTGGGTTGGCGACGGGACGCATTCAGTATCAGTGGGATGTTATCCGTCGCACGCCACATTTTGCTGGCGGAGCGATTTGGCACCTGATGGACCAAGGCATTTTGCGGAAGAGTGATACGCCGGTGGACCGCAGCAAGCCGACCCGCGAAGCCTGGCTCGATGCGAACCATTATTACGATAATCATGATTCTTTCGGGCAAGACGGCATCGTTTACACGGATCGATCGCCGCAGACCGATTTTTGGCAGACGCGAAGCGTTTATGCGCCGGTGCAGATATTGGAGGAGTCGCTCGAGCTGGATACTGGTAAGCATGGTCTAGAGCTGACTGTCGAGAACCGCTTCGATTTCCGATCTTTGCGTGGCATCGAGATGATTTGGTCGCTGATGGCCAACGGTGCCGCGGTGGAGGAAGGTGTGGTCGACCTAAGCGCGAAAGCACGGGAGCGCGAGACAGTGGCGATTCCTGTTGAGGCGCTCAGTGAGACTGAGAACCGTGTTGCCTACTTGAAAGTACGTTTCGTCGACGATAGTCGTTGGCAGATTTCCGAGCGTTCGTTGCGTATCGGAAAATCCGTTACGGGTTTTGATCCAAAATCTGTTCTTCCTTCAGCAGCTTCAATTGAGGTCTCGGAAACAGAGCAGGAAATTGCGATCGTTCATCCCGACTGGAAGCTTGTGGCTGATCGTACGAGTGGAGCGGTGCAGATCTATGGAGTAGACGGCGAGGTCCTCGTCGACGGGATTTATCCGCACGTCGGGCGTCGCTTAACGCTCTCCGAACATTTCAACGCGAGGGAAACCGAAACTTGGCGAGAGACTATCCTGACCGATTCTAGTGATACTGAGGTGACACTGAAGCGAACCGACTCGCAAATCGAATTGTCGGTAGGTGGACGCTTCGAACGCCCCGGTTCCCCGGAGCAAGCGATTCGTGGAGGCTTTGTTCTCACGGTTCCCGACTCGGGTCCAATGTCGTTGGGATATGAATACACTTTCGAGGGCGCTAAAGGTCCCTTGAGCGAAGTCGGCCTGTCGTTTGTCGCCCCTGAAGAGCTCGACGAGTTCAATTGGATCGGTCAAGGGCCATACGCAGGTTACCCTGGCAAAGATCGACTTAATGGATTCGGGATTTTTCAGCTCAATCTGGCTGATCTTTGGTTTCAAGGGAATCGTCGTGCGACGGAGCTAGCTGTCTTGGCAAACGAGAAAGGGGAGGGCATTGCTCTTGTCCCGGAAACCGCTAGCGACATCGCAGTTGAAATCACCGGCGAGCAGACGTTGCTAAAGCACAACGCCATGATCTCCGGTTTGGGCAATAAGATCGGTCGAGCAGAGACGCTTCTCGAATCAGCAGAGATCAAGTCGTTTTCCGGTGTGTTCAGTCTTTCACTATTCAGCGAAGCGTGGCCGAGAGCTTTGATCGAACTAATCGGCGAGCCGGGACGCTCCGAATCAATCTACCAACCCTTTTATCATAGCTACGACCAATGA
- a CDS encoding alpha/beta hydrolase produces MDFYQAESEGAAPVVFYLHGGGWMDGDKSKVNKWDTNRILEAGISIVSINYRYVSHAKEASVFPPVKWPMDDTVRALQFLRSKADEWNINPDRIAGMGGSAGACSLLWVGLQDDLADHDAEDRIEHYSTNLYCLALDGVQTTLDPVVTREMSPNAWYGGHAFGFDYSLEKGERDELFAVFYERRDEVDEWIQKYSPIEYASAGDPPIYLYYKYEPGFGARQKDPTHSANFGVLLYEKLRVVGVECDFYYPNSKLTTYDSMENYVIDKLLEK; encoded by the coding sequence ATGGATTTTTATCAGGCGGAGAGCGAAGGGGCCGCTCCAGTCGTGTTTTACCTCCATGGCGGAGGCTGGATGGATGGCGATAAGTCGAAGGTCAACAAATGGGATACCAATCGCATCCTCGAAGCCGGGATATCGATCGTGTCCATAAATTATCGATACGTTTCCCATGCGAAGGAAGCTAGCGTCTTCCCTCCGGTAAAGTGGCCGATGGATGATACGGTTCGCGCTTTGCAATTTCTCCGTTCGAAGGCGGATGAGTGGAATATCAACCCAGACCGCATTGCGGGAATGGGAGGTTCGGCTGGAGCCTGTTCACTGCTTTGGGTCGGCTTGCAGGATGATTTAGCCGATCACGATGCAGAGGATCGAATCGAGCATTACTCCACGAACTTGTATTGTTTAGCCTTGGACGGGGTGCAGACCACGCTCGATCCGGTAGTCACTCGAGAAATGAGTCCGAACGCTTGGTACGGCGGGCACGCCTTTGGATTCGACTATTCGCTGGAAAAAGGAGAACGGGATGAGTTGTTCGCGGTCTTCTACGAGCGCAGAGATGAAGTAGATGAGTGGATACAAAAATATTCTCCAATTGAATACGCCTCCGCCGGTGATCCGCCTATCTACCTCTACTACAAGTACGAGCCAGGTTTTGGCGCGAGGCAGAAGGATCCTACGCATTCTGCGAACTTCGGTGTGCTACTTTATGAGAAGCTGCGAGTGGTAGGTGTGGAGTGCGACTTCTATTACCCAAACTCAAAGCTCACCACCTACGATAGTATGGAGAATTACGTGATCGATAAATTGCTAGAAAAATAA
- a CDS encoding glycoside hydrolase family 28 protein — protein sequence MFKLNSKRISFAALIFVSALSAKEKRLEITEFGAVGDGVTMNTTSIQSLIDDLAAEEGGTIIVPEGIFMSGALDFRPGVDLYLDEGAVLKASTDMQHFPERRTRIEGHFEESFNPALINADGCDGFSITGTGTIDGNGRAVWDIFWARFNASEDKKGFKNLSVPRARLAIIENSRDVLVEGVTFKDSQYWNLHLYNCQDVLIKDARFVVPDDYRQAPSSDGVDVDSCQDVEIVGCYFSVTDDCVAMKGSKGPYALGDEASPAVERVTIRDCNFRRGHGAVVFGSEATVVRDVRVENCEVNGAMPLVRLKLRPDTPQLYENVVFDSIRMNSDGAEIFEIKKWTQYFDLKGEGEPISYVGNIEVSNVTGSIENLGIIEGNTMTRFGPISLSQVDVEAKKDFFKVSDRVLSLELQDVVVNGVEIGVL from the coding sequence ATGTTTAAGTTGAATAGTAAGAGAATCTCTTTTGCCGCGTTGATATTTGTCAGTGCTCTTTCTGCGAAAGAGAAGCGGCTTGAGATAACGGAATTCGGCGCAGTCGGAGACGGGGTGACGATGAACACTACTTCCATCCAGTCTTTGATCGACGATCTGGCTGCGGAAGAAGGCGGCACGATTATTGTGCCGGAAGGTATCTTCATGAGCGGGGCTTTGGACTTTCGTCCAGGAGTTGATCTTTACCTAGACGAGGGTGCCGTTCTGAAAGCGTCGACTGATATGCAGCATTTCCCTGAACGTCGTACGCGGATCGAGGGCCACTTCGAAGAATCGTTTAATCCTGCGCTTATCAATGCCGACGGGTGTGATGGGTTTTCAATTACGGGCACTGGTACGATTGATGGTAACGGACGCGCGGTGTGGGATATCTTCTGGGCCCGGTTTAACGCTTCCGAGGACAAGAAAGGATTTAAGAATCTGAGTGTGCCGCGAGCCCGTTTGGCTATCATCGAGAATTCGCGAGACGTGCTTGTTGAAGGCGTTACCTTCAAGGATTCGCAGTATTGGAATCTCCACCTGTACAATTGCCAAGACGTCTTAATTAAAGACGCACGTTTCGTGGTGCCCGATGACTACCGGCAAGCGCCGAGCTCGGATGGTGTAGATGTCGATAGTTGCCAGGATGTCGAAATTGTCGGCTGCTACTTTTCGGTCACCGATGACTGTGTGGCGATGAAAGGGAGCAAGGGGCCTTATGCTCTTGGCGATGAAGCCAGTCCGGCGGTGGAGCGAGTGACAATTCGCGACTGTAACTTTAGGCGCGGGCATGGCGCGGTTGTCTTCGGTAGCGAAGCAACGGTAGTTCGCGACGTGCGGGTCGAGAATTGCGAAGTCAATGGAGCAATGCCGCTGGTTCGACTCAAGCTGCGCCCGGATACTCCTCAGCTTTACGAAAATGTAGTCTTCGACTCAATACGGATGAATTCGGACGGAGCCGAAATCTTCGAGATAAAGAAGTGGACCCAGTACTTCGATCTGAAGGGCGAGGGCGAGCCCATCTCTTACGTGGGAAATATCGAAGTGAGCAACGTGACTGGATCGATTGAGAATCTTGGAATCATCGAAGGTAATACCATGACCCGCTTCGGTCCGATCTCATTGAGTCAGGTTGATGTGGAAGCGAAAAAAGACTTTTTCAAGGTTTCGGATAGGGTCCTGAGTTTGGAGCTGCAGGATGTTGTCGTGAATGGAGTTGAGATTGGTGTGCTGTGA
- a CDS encoding Ig-like domain-containing protein, translating to MNSYLPRNRAIVVMASLLFTLFIPFLQGQRLMENLGRGVVALPTDSDTVFVSWRLLGYEPQDLAFNVYRSTGGAAPVKLNPDPLTEGTNFIDTGVDLTSENSYTVSSVVDGVELTPSEPFVVAANSGVQPYLSLPLQDAGDRHVHVVWVGDLDGNGEYDYIVSRMQNKASDSSLLEAYLADGTFLWRMDFGENSKDRTNIEPGSAAVNVGHADGITVFDMDGDGKSEVITIGADGVIFADGEMITEADDDRQFVSVLDGMTGDELARAPVPDDYLVDGSLTMHFGIAYLDGVNPSFVLKGKNRIGSGDFNLLVAAYDYDGTNFTERWSFIPGPREDVYPNFHQIRIVDVDGDGRDEICDGGYVLDDDGSVLYTLSEQGVVHGDRFHIGDLDPDRPGLEGFGIQQNNSSGLLYYYYDAGTGEILRGHYGGIEDAGRGVAADVYPDARGYEYWSFHGIHNVQTGDVLSPEPYRPWPNMRVWWDGDVLGENMNKEVVNKWNPETGGEDRLLTAYRQGAVYTTRDVPTFYGDILGDWREEIIFEMNDQSRLMIYTSTIPSDTRLYTLAHNPEYRQCFTVKGYQQSHMVDYYLGEGMATPPMPNILPIVTAESDAPAIASIMDDNGFLDTDRITNDATPSLIGIAPPNVSVIVSRVGIGDDATVSSDADGFWSYDYPTDLADGVYHFVARIDDGNNIYSYPCKLTISTVAPLDPALGAIVSNAEGGYTAFGNATPGLWVEVEIDGVGSVGVAEVGGDGVWSITSDASLPDGVVGFSVTAMDIAGNLSNPVSRNVDASVAAPSLVSIDVDTGASSSDFVTNDNSISFQGTASAGETVQVFKIGQGSLGSATADASGNWSFDYSAVELADGEHNFTAYIGSSLGAEPLKVTVDTAAPEVVSIVQTDPEVDTSPAVRVTFQVTYDGEVSGVDSADFELEFTGGLTGAISNVSTVDGLVYDVQLEGLAGPGTVMLKQIASGTGIEDVSGNVLDSGYDGPVFTRVLLGDGQWSNLSTLGRWENNSNWVDGIVAEGESAVADFASLDLLADNTVVMDQDQTVVELLFGDTDPATPASWTLSGEGSLSLVGELGETSKIVSDLPAGERANIEVPMSSGFVVEKKGPGEVAISAPVTISDRFYVRDGTLRFLEGAVTDTKDMDVSSATSGVRGTLAVDGGEVNASGATDIYSGAKIEINGGIANFQWIRLMNNTGGLVQVNGGVFNTESIQMSRSGGSGINFNNNGFITTGGVSNLSYMLLGTANSTGNMSVEGGEVNLSRHIVLGQQNTSGRGGNLRVINDGLLTILDTDDEGGLILNGKSKNAATASFYDGTSYIEEVTFGKSDQITSGIGTFLISGGDVYLGAGGIQRRGVDEYVSEVILESGLLGATASWSTELAIDLPEGGNITIAPDAIEEAPVVIGLAGEISGLGGFTKSGAGTLVLSGDNTFSGAVVIEGGMLQVDGSLGAGEPILLRNGSVSGEGTIERAIALDTEVLVGDDYSGVVGIHSLTWNSGQTLSISYGDGVSDTLTLAGALLKSGEGPFEVALNGSGAGTFTIAEFGSTDFEATDFVATGLPANTFASFAMVESSLTVTIEVVEVTIEISNLSFNYDGLPKQAEVTVDPAELTVVVTYDGSTELPTYPGTYEVVATVDGGGYYAQETAELTIGITALVKYPPSLEGEIDGSMQVLEAQDVLFERGSGVYGDLLVPGTPIVSVDRKAVFGGLLDGDGSIEPSDHEVVLERYSVLRYLIQHVDPIEMPELDPVSEPEGTRDLSLRFGRRHRRGINWSEVRDLSLNYYLTPVLVPAGVYGDFEVNGLGTLVLGVSDSSEPSVYEFQSLELHGLASVRLEGPVIIRVAGDVETDYVFGTPSQPEWLHLEIVEGDLEMEHLAQLSGTVIVPSGEVELGGRSRLVGRLISNELSIDKHSELVDPVNFTPDVVRHWMRVYFGH from the coding sequence ATGAACTCCTATTTGCCAAGGAATCGGGCCATTGTAGTTATGGCCTCGTTACTGTTTACCCTATTCATACCGTTCCTACAGGGACAGCGATTGATGGAGAACCTCGGAAGGGGGGTTGTAGCATTGCCCACCGACAGCGACACTGTATTCGTCAGTTGGCGACTGTTGGGGTATGAACCACAGGATCTAGCCTTTAACGTTTACCGTTCGACGGGAGGAGCAGCTCCAGTAAAGCTGAATCCTGATCCTCTCACTGAAGGTACTAACTTTATCGACACAGGGGTAGACCTCACTTCTGAAAATAGTTACACCGTCAGCTCGGTAGTGGATGGAGTGGAGCTCACGCCTAGCGAACCTTTTGTCGTCGCGGCGAATTCGGGAGTGCAGCCTTACTTGTCTTTGCCATTGCAAGACGCCGGAGATCGCCACGTACATGTGGTCTGGGTCGGCGATCTGGATGGAAATGGCGAATACGACTACATCGTTAGCCGTATGCAAAATAAGGCTTCTGACAGTTCACTTCTGGAAGCCTACCTTGCGGACGGAACTTTCCTCTGGCGAATGGACTTTGGAGAAAATTCTAAAGACCGAACCAACATCGAGCCCGGTTCGGCTGCCGTCAACGTCGGTCACGCTGACGGAATCACCGTTTTCGATATGGATGGCGACGGTAAGTCGGAAGTCATCACCATCGGAGCCGATGGTGTGATCTTTGCCGATGGCGAAATGATCACTGAAGCCGACGACGACCGCCAATTTGTCTCGGTACTTGATGGTATGACAGGTGACGAGCTCGCGCGTGCCCCGGTGCCTGACGACTATCTTGTCGACGGTTCGCTGACGATGCACTTCGGTATTGCCTACTTGGATGGAGTGAATCCGAGCTTCGTCTTAAAAGGTAAGAACCGTATCGGAAGCGGCGACTTTAATCTGCTCGTGGCTGCTTACGATTACGACGGTACCAATTTCACCGAGCGCTGGAGCTTCATCCCTGGACCACGGGAAGACGTGTATCCAAATTTCCACCAAATCCGAATAGTGGACGTTGATGGCGATGGTCGTGATGAGATCTGCGATGGTGGTTACGTTCTAGACGACGATGGTTCTGTGCTCTACACACTTTCTGAGCAAGGTGTCGTGCACGGCGACCGCTTTCACATCGGTGACCTCGATCCGGATAGACCAGGTCTAGAAGGATTCGGTATCCAGCAAAACAATTCATCCGGCCTCTTGTACTATTACTACGACGCGGGGACCGGCGAGATCCTGCGAGGTCATTATGGTGGAATCGAAGACGCTGGTCGTGGTGTCGCTGCTGACGTTTATCCCGATGCTCGCGGCTATGAGTACTGGTCCTTTCATGGTATCCACAATGTTCAGACAGGTGATGTGTTGTCGCCCGAACCTTACCGTCCATGGCCTAACATGCGTGTTTGGTGGGATGGCGACGTTCTCGGCGAGAACATGAATAAAGAGGTGGTGAACAAATGGAATCCAGAGACCGGCGGAGAAGACCGACTGCTTACCGCCTATCGTCAAGGCGCGGTTTACACTACTCGCGACGTTCCTACGTTTTACGGGGACATCCTCGGTGATTGGCGTGAAGAGATTATTTTTGAGATGAACGACCAATCTCGTTTGATGATATACACCTCGACGATCCCATCCGATACTCGCCTCTACACCTTGGCTCATAATCCCGAGTATCGCCAGTGTTTCACGGTTAAGGGATACCAGCAGTCCCATATGGTGGACTACTATTTGGGAGAAGGAATGGCGACACCTCCGATGCCGAACATCCTGCCAATCGTAACTGCGGAATCTGATGCTCCGGCGATCGCATCCATCATGGATGATAATGGGTTTTTAGATACAGACCGCATCACCAACGACGCGACTCCATCTCTGATCGGTATTGCTCCGCCAAATGTATCCGTGATCGTATCACGTGTGGGCATAGGCGACGACGCAACCGTTAGCTCGGACGCTGATGGATTCTGGTCGTACGACTATCCAACGGATTTGGCAGATGGAGTTTACCACTTCGTTGCCCGAATCGATGATGGTAACAATATCTATTCGTATCCATGCAAGCTGACAATCTCTACGGTAGCTCCGCTTGATCCAGCTCTTGGAGCAATCGTTAGCAACGCTGAAGGTGGATACACCGCATTTGGAAACGCGACTCCAGGACTTTGGGTCGAAGTTGAAATCGACGGAGTCGGTTCAGTAGGTGTGGCAGAGGTCGGAGGAGACGGCGTCTGGTCTATCACGTCAGACGCTTCGTTGCCTGACGGTGTTGTTGGTTTTTCCGTTACTGCGATGGATATCGCTGGCAACCTGAGCAACCCAGTAAGCCGCAATGTCGATGCGTCGGTCGCCGCTCCAAGCCTAGTATCAATTGATGTAGATACCGGAGCATCGTCTTCCGATTTCGTAACAAACGATAATAGCATCAGCTTCCAAGGCACTGCGAGTGCGGGGGAAACAGTACAAGTTTTCAAAATTGGACAAGGTTCGCTCGGATCCGCGACCGCTGATGCGAGCGGCAATTGGTCCTTTGACTACTCCGCGGTCGAGCTCGCCGACGGTGAGCATAATTTTACCGCTTACATCGGAAGCAGCCTCGGAGCTGAACCTCTAAAGGTCACTGTTGATACGGCAGCTCCAGAGGTGGTTTCGATCGTACAAACTGACCCAGAAGTGGATACCTCTCCAGCAGTGCGTGTTACCTTCCAAGTCACTTATGACGGCGAAGTAAGCGGCGTAGATTCGGCAGATTTCGAACTCGAATTTACGGGGGGGCTGACCGGGGCGATCTCGAATGTCTCAACTGTCGATGGACTTGTCTACGACGTTCAGTTGGAAGGATTGGCCGGACCCGGGACTGTCATGCTCAAACAGATCGCTTCCGGAACTGGAATCGAAGATGTCTCTGGCAATGTACTAGATTCTGGATACGACGGTCCGGTATTCACCCGAGTCCTCCTCGGGGACGGCCAGTGGTCAAATCTCTCCACGCTTGGTCGTTGGGAGAATAACAGCAACTGGGTCGACGGTATCGTGGCCGAAGGCGAAAGCGCCGTGGCTGACTTCGCGAGCCTCGATCTCCTCGCAGACAACACGGTGGTGATGGACCAGGATCAGACGGTCGTTGAACTACTGTTTGGCGATACCGATCCAGCGACTCCCGCGAGCTGGACTCTGAGTGGGGAAGGTAGTTTGTCACTTGTCGGAGAGCTTGGCGAAACTTCGAAAATCGTCAGCGACCTACCTGCCGGCGAGCGTGCTAACATCGAAGTTCCGATGAGCAGCGGTTTCGTAGTGGAAAAGAAAGGACCAGGCGAGGTTGCGATCTCGGCTCCAGTCACGATCAGCGATCGTTTCTACGTACGCGACGGTACGCTCCGATTCTTAGAAGGTGCGGTCACCGATACTAAGGACATGGACGTTTCATCTGCTACTAGCGGAGTGCGCGGTACTCTCGCAGTCGACGGAGGTGAAGTTAACGCCAGCGGAGCGACCGATATCTACAGTGGCGCAAAGATCGAAATCAACGGCGGTATCGCAAACTTCCAGTGGATTCGACTGATGAATAACACTGGTGGTCTCGTCCAAGTGAATGGAGGTGTATTCAACACTGAAAGCATCCAGATGAGCCGAAGTGGCGGTTCGGGAATCAACTTCAACAACAACGGGTTTATAACAACTGGTGGTGTATCCAACCTTAGCTACATGTTGCTAGGTACTGCGAACTCGACTGGAAATATGTCTGTCGAAGGTGGGGAAGTAAATCTATCCCGTCATATCGTGCTCGGTCAGCAGAACACCAGCGGCCGCGGTGGTAATCTTCGTGTTATTAATGATGGACTTCTAACTATTCTGGATACAGATGACGAAGGAGGACTGATCCTCAACGGAAAGTCTAAGAATGCTGCGACCGCTAGCTTCTACGATGGAACTTCATACATCGAAGAAGTTACCTTTGGTAAAAGTGATCAGATCACCAGCGGCATCGGAACCTTCCTTATCTCAGGTGGCGACGTTTACCTTGGGGCTGGGGGAATCCAACGCCGAGGCGTCGACGAATACGTATCCGAAGTGATTCTTGAGTCCGGTTTGTTGGGCGCGACCGCGAGCTGGTCGACGGAGTTGGCCATTGATCTACCGGAGGGTGGGAACATTACGATCGCCCCAGATGCGATCGAGGAGGCTCCTGTTGTTATCGGGCTTGCCGGTGAAATATCCGGACTAGGCGGCTTCACAAAGTCAGGTGCCGGTACGTTGGTTCTCTCTGGCGACAATACTTTCAGTGGAGCAGTGGTCATTGAAGGAGGTATGCTGCAGGTTGACGGCAGCCTTGGAGCTGGCGAGCCAATCTTGCTACGCAACGGAAGCGTTTCGGGCGAGGGTACGATTGAGAGAGCGATTGCGCTAGATACTGAGGTACTAGTGGGGGATGACTACTCTGGTGTGGTCGGTATCCATTCTTTGACTTGGAACTCCGGCCAAACTTTATCCATCTCTTATGGTGATGGAGTTTCCGATACGCTTACTCTAGCCGGAGCTCTCCTCAAGTCGGGAGAAGGACCTTTCGAAGTAGCTTTGAATGGCAGCGGTGCGGGCACGTTTACGATAGCTGAATTTGGAAGCACCGATTTTGAGGCGACTGACTTCGTGGCCACCGGGTTGCCTGCTAATACCTTCGCATCATTTGCTATGGTCGAAAGTTCGCTGACGGTAACGATCGAAGTCGTTGAGGTCACAATCGAGATATCGAACTTGTCATTCAACTACGATGGGCTTCCCAAGCAAGCCGAAGTCACTGTCGATCCCGCTGAACTGACAGTGGTAGTTACGTACGACGGCTCCACTGAATTGCCGACTTACCCAGGAACCTACGAAGTGGTGGCAACCGTTGACGGCGGAGGTTATTACGCTCAAGAAACTGCGGAACTCACTATCGGAATAACAGCTCTGGTAAAGTATCCACCAAGCCTTGAGGGCGAAATCGATGGATCAATGCAGGTTCTCGAAGCGCAAGATGTCTTGTTCGAGCGAGGTTCTGGAGTCTACGGAGATCTTCTTGTTCCCGGTACGCCAATTGTCAGCGTTGACAGAAAGGCAGTCTTTGGGGGCCTTCTTGATGGGGATGGCTCTATCGAGCCAAGCGACCATGAAGTCGTACTGGAAAGGTATAGTGTACTGCGTTACCTGATACAGCATGTAGACCCTATCGAAATGCCTGAGCTTGATCCTGTCAGCGAACCTGAGGGCACTCGCGACCTAAGCCTGCGTTTTGGACGCCGCCATCGTCGTGGGATTAATTGGAGCGAAGTGCGTGACTTGAGTCTTAACTACTACCTCACTCCCGTTTTGGTTCCAGCTGGAGTTTATGGGGACTTCGAAGTTAATGGCTTGGGAACACTTGTACTAGGAGTTTCCGACTCGAGCGAGCCAAGCGTTTATGAATTCCAGAGTTTAGAGCTTCACGGTCTTGCTTCGGTTCGGCTCGAAGGTCCGGTGATTATACGAGTCGCAGGTGATGTGGAAACTGACTATGTATTTGGTACTCCATCACAGCCTGAGTGGCTGCATCTCGAGATTGTAGAGGGCGACCTGGAAATGGAGCATCTTGCCCAGCTTTCAGGAACGGTGATCGTACCTTCCGGTGAGGTTGAGCTTGGAGGTCGCTCCCGCCTCGTGGGACGTCTTATTTCAAATGAGCTCTCGATCGATAAACACTCCGAACTTGTTGACCCGGTTAACTTCACGCCAGATGTAGTGCGCCACTGGATGCGGGTTTACTTCGGTCATTGA